A portion of the Oncorhynchus gorbuscha isolate QuinsamMale2020 ecotype Even-year linkage group LG07, OgorEven_v1.0, whole genome shotgun sequence genome contains these proteins:
- the LOC124039543 gene encoding LOW QUALITY PROTEIN: protein Aster-C-like (The sequence of the model RefSeq protein was modified relative to this genomic sequence to represent the inferred CDS: deleted 2 bases in 1 codon) yields MDQVSRSGVGTDVTDETASMGEYRWNSEDHEPVNPRSDPQGQCLASPQALPAPTYKQRVEEFRKLFRELPESERLIVDYTCALQRDILLQGRLYLSENWLCFYSNVFWGTKIVLTLRDIKAMYREKTARLIPNAILICTDSEKLFFTSFSAREKSYQGVFRMWQNTLMDKPLTSLELWLVVKQHYGNDLGLSHEEMESLQGSTESTTQTHTSLHETGWRGLWEAGEAVYSALQPGDQGSFEPNTPQGEDLPSPLGQSTANSRNADDAHSTSSQCTPDPSLDRSAPERVSKRSELSLDLNTNLDHFSEQSGSESAEEEERVCVSEQQGRLYVNKVFNISAEKMFELLFTDSHFIRRFMNVRKITNASFAPWQSEASGAMKRSLNYTIAITNPLVGKFSTATENQILYKESREGQYYLVDAEVYTHDVPYHDYFYTQNLYCIIRHSKHKCRLRVYTDVKYKKQPWGLVKSFITKNSWSGLEDYFRHLESELMEEEAELNQGGGDHGKTIGGLRHRRRRTFSRTLQEHLNPSNQYRPDLDPHREGNTDPMDMKGPQWNVSTIVAGMSIIMLILTVLNLGLFFKLWAMEDVVTRMYLSTKNRLRERTESSFAPDFSPGPAPPHRTREETLLLKAVLQDSINLLEQLRCSLLVLQQNFVTNRTATTQ; encoded by the exons ATGGACCAGGTGTCCCGGTCAGGGGTGGGCACTGATGTCACAGACGAGACAGCCTCCATGGGGGAGTATAGGTGGAACTCTGAGGATCATGAG CCTGTTAATCCGAGATCTGACCCTCAGGGCCAGTGTCTGGCCTCCCCCCAAGCCCTGCCTGCCCCCACCTACAAACAGAGGGTTGAGGAGTTTAGGAAGCTGTTCAGAGAACTGCCTGAGTCAGAGAGACTCATCGTGG ACTACACCTGTGCCCTCCAGAGAGACATTCTACTGCAGGGACGCCTCTACCTGTCGGAGAACTGGCTCTGTTTCTATAGCAATGTGTTTTGGGGGACAAAG ATAGTCTTGACTCTGAGGGACATCAAGGCCATGTACAGAGAGAAGACTGCACGGCTGATTCCCAACGCCATTCTGATCTGCACAGACTCTGAGAAG ttGTTCTTCACTTCCTTCTCAGCCAGAGAGAAGAGTTACCAGGGAGTGTTCCGGATGTGGCAGAACACGCTGATGGACAAG cCATTGACTAGTCTGGAGCTGTGGCTAGTGGTCAAGCAGCACTATGGTAATGACCTGGGCCTGAGCCATGAAGAAATGGAGAGTCTACAGGGATCAACAGAATCAACCACGCAGACACACACTAG CCTG CATGAGACCGGGTGGAGAGGACTCTGGGAGGCTGGAGAGGCCGTCTACTCTGCGCTCCAACCAGGGGATCAGGGCTCCTTTGAGCCCAACACGCCCCAGGGAGAGGACCTACCCTCACCCCTCGGACAGAGCACCGCCAATTCGAGGAATGCG GATGATGCTCATAGCACCTCGTCTCAGTGCACTCCTGACCCATCCCTGGACCGCTCTGCCCCGGAGAGGGTCTCCAAGCGCTCAGAGCTCTCTCTGGACCTTAACACTAACCTGGACCACTTCTCTGAACAGAGTGGCTCGGAGAGCGCAGAGGAGG aggagagggtgtgtgtcTCCGAGCAGCAGGGCAGGCTCTATGTGAACAAGGTCTTCAACATCAGCGCAGAGAAGATGTTTGAGCTGCTCTTTACTGACTCTCACTTCATACGAAGATTCATGAACGTCAGGAAGATCACCA ATGCCAGCTTTGCCCCGTGGCAGAGTGAAGCGTCAGGCGCCATGAAGAGGAGTCTCAACTACACCATCGCAATCACCAACCCTCTGGTGGGCAAGTTCTCCACCGCCACAGAGAACCAG ATCCTGTACAAGGAATCTAGGGAGGGTCAGTACTACCTCGTCGACGCAGAAGTCTACACACACGACGTCCCATACCACGACTACTTCTACACTCAGAACCTCTACTGTATCATCCGCCACTCCAAACACAAGTGTCGACTCAG GGTGTATACTGATGTGAAGTATAAGAAGCAGCCGTGGGGTCTGGTCAAGTCCTTTATCACCAAGAACTCCTGGAGCGGCCTGGAGGACTACTTCAGACACCTGG AATCGGAGCTGATGGAAGAGGAGGCGGAGCTGAACCAGGGAGGCGGAGACCACGGTAAGACAATTGGCGGGCTGCGTCACCGGCGGAGGAGGACATTCAGTCGGACACTACAGGAGCACCTGAACCCCAGCAACCAGTACAGGCCTGACCTAGATCCTCACAGAGAGGGCAACACGG ATCCCATGGATATGAAGGGTCCACAGTGGAACGTCTCTACCATCGTAGCTGGGATGAGCATCAT TATGCTGATCCTAACAGTACTGAACCTGGGGCTGTTCTTTAAGCTGTGGGCCATGGAGGACGTGGTCACACGCATGTACCTGAGTACCAAGAACCGCCTCCGGGAGAGGACCGAGAGCAG TTTTGCCCCAGACTTTAGTCCCGGACCGGCCCCTCCACACAGGACCAGAGAGGAAACTCTGCTGCTGAAAGCTGTTCTACAGGACTCCATCAACCTACTGGAGCAG cTCCGCTGCTCTCTATTGGTGCTTCAGCAGAACTTTGTAACCAATAGGACAGCAACGACTCAGTGA